GCAGGTACTGGCCTATGGTTACAATATCAAGATTTACTGCCCGCAGGTCTTCCAGCGTTTGTATCACTTCATCTTCTTTCTCGCCCAATCCAAGCATGATGCCCGACTTGGTTCTGTTCACTCCCTGCTCTTTCAGGTATTTCAACACCTGAAGGCTGCGCTCATATTTCGCCTGGATTCTTACTTCGCGGGTAAGCCTTTTTACGGTTTCCATGTTGTGGGAAACAATTTCAGGATTTACTTTGATGATGCGGTCAATGTTCCTTTCCACTCCCTGAAAATCAGGGATGAGGGTTTCGAGGGTGGTATCGGGGTTCATGCGGCGAATGGCGCTCACGGTCTCTGCCCACATGATAGAACCCATGTCTTTAAGGTCGTCACGGTCTACACTGGTGATTACAGCATGTTTTATCTTCATCAGTTTGATAGAGCGGGCCACTTTTTCGGGCTCATCCCAGTCCAGCGTTTCGGGTCTTCCGGTTTTTACGCCGCAAAATCCGCAGGAACGGGTACAGATATTTCCGAGGATCATAAAAGTGGCAGTGCCCTCACCCCAGCATTCTCCCATGTTTGGACAACTTCCGGAGGTGCAGATTGTATGAAGATTGTATTTATCTACTACACCTCTTAGCTCGGTGTACTTTTTTCCGGTAGGTAGTTTTACCCTTAACCACTTAGGTTTGGGCGCTCTTTGTGTAGGGATTTGCTGTGTTTCCATAGGTGGGCAAAGGTACAACTAGAATGCCTAAAAACAAACGTTAAATGCAGGCGGTGTTTTTCCCTTTTCAGCATAAAAACTTCCGAAGAAAATGACCTTTTTGAATGCTGAAGTCTCAAAAATGGCATTTAGGAAGTCCTTTTTTCGATGACTTCGGCCAGGAGTTTTTTTGCCCTTAAGATCTTTACCTTTACGTTGTTGATGGGCTCCTGAAGCTGGGCTGCGATTTCTTTGTAGCTCTTTTCCTGAAAATACCGCAGGTGGATCACTTCCTGGTAGTGCGGTTTCAGTTTTTTGATGTCTATGAGCAGCTGGGCCAGGTTTTGTTCGGTGATCAAAGTGTCTTCTATACTGGGCGTTTCATCGGGAATGCGGTGTACGCGCTCATCTTCTTCATCGGTGGTGCGGGCGCGTATCGAAGCGTTCTTCTTTCTTACCAGGTCTACGTGAATATTCTTGGAAATGGTAATGATCCAGGTTTTGAAGGTGTATTTGGGGTCAAAAGTGTCAATTTTATCGAAGGCTCTCGAAAATGCCTGGATCGTGATGTCTTCGGCATCATATTCGTTTTGGGTGCGTTTAAGCTGAAAGCCGTAAACATCATTCCAAAACCGGTCCAGAAGATAATTAAAGGCTGTTTGTTTCCCTTTTTTGGCCTTTTCAATTTGTTGCTGAAGCAGGTCTGGCTCTATTTCCAATTAGTGGGTTTTGAAAAAATATTAGAGATAAATATAACCAATTGCGCCGAAACCAGGAACAATTCTAGAAAGGGAAAAATCCAGAAAAGATCGGTTTCCCCAAACTTTTTCCCCGAGTTGTAAAAAACCACGCCCTGTACAATCCATCTTAGTGCAAGTAAGAATAAAGCTACCTGCCAAAAAGGGCTTTTTAAGAGGATAAAAAAGAAGATCCAGAACAGGAGCTGGGAAGTGTAAAAAAGCCCCAGCATTAACCGGTGTTCTTTTTTGTAATGGGAAGCGGCCGAAACATGCCTTCTCTTTTGCCTGAACCAGGCCTTAAGGCTTGTTTTGGGAATGCTGCGTGTAATGCCCACGGGAGAGTAACACAGGGCCGTATTGTGGCTGTTCGCTGCACCGTTTACAAAAAGGTCATCATCGCCAGATTTGATGTGCAAATGCGTGGCAAACCCATTTTGGGCAAAAAATTCTTCGGAAGTATAGGCGAGGTTCCGGCCCACGCCCATGTAGGGTTTCCCCCAGCTGGCATAAGAAAAGTACTGAATTGCCGTAAAAAGCGTCTCGAACCTGATAAGTTTGTTGAGCAGGGAGCGGGTTTCAATGAAGTACCCGCCGTAGCCAAGCACTATGCTCTTCTGGTCTTCAAAGTGGGCGCTCATCTCCCTAAGCCACTGGCCGGTCTCGGGTCGGCAGTCGGCATCAGTAAATAAGAGGTAAGGCTTTTTGGCCTTTTTGATGCCCAGGGTAATTGCGTATTTTTTGTTGGCCCAAAAGGCTTCGTTGTTTTGAACATCTACTATTTTCACCCGGTCGTCGCGCAGCTGAAAATCTTCAAGCACCTCGAGTGTCTCGTCTACAGAGGCATCGTTGATCACTACCACCTCAAAATCGGGGTGGTCTTGTGACAGGATTGCAGGAAGGAAATTCCGGAGGTTTACGGCTTCGTTCTTGGCGCAAATAATTACCGAAACCGGGAGGTCCTTATATGCCGGCTGATTTTCATTTTTGGCCAGGGCAAACCTGAAGAAGCCCAGGTAGTAACACAGGTTGATTAGGCCAATGAGAACAAAGGCAATAAGGATGCTTAGCATTTAAGTGGCAGGAATTATTTTACCGGTTGTGGTTCATTGCAGTCTCTGGCTTCATCGGGAAGCTTTCCGCAGTAACTGCAGGCTTCTCCTTCCTTGTTGAGAAAAGGGCTTTGACTGGCACAGGTTCCGCTAAATTTTCCATCTTTCTTTCCCCAAATCTTAATGGCGATCCCGGCAACTGCAAGTCCTAAAAGTGCTATGGTGATTAATATGAGTTCCATAATTTAATTTTGGTGCAAAAATAACGAATAATGAGCACTATAAGAAGGGAATGAGATTTTTTTCTTAATGCTTCATTTACACAACTTTAACTAAAATTTATTGCTGTGCGGGAGGGATTGGTTTTTTAGGATAGTAAATTGCATATAATGCTAAAAAATACCCGATATGATATACAAATTACCTAAAATCCTGATCATATTTCTCTTTGCCGGATTAATATCCTGTCAAAATAACGAAAACAAGAGTGATTCAGAGACAGATATTCTTCCTGCGGAAGAAAAAAAAGATGAATTAAACAGTCCCGACAGGCCGATGCCGAGAAGTTATATGCTCGCCAGAATGCGCGAAGATGACGAGCTGACTGCCTTTACTGAAGAATTTGAGAGATCTGGCCTTGAAGAAGAATTTAAAGGAAAGGAAGGGATCTATACCATTTTTGCCCCTTCAAACGCCGCGTATGACCGCATCCCGGCCAGGCAAATGAATCCCGATAATGACAGTCTCAGGTCTAACGCCAACCTTATGCGTTACTACATGGTAGAAGGTGAAATGACCGTAGATTATCTTCGGGAAAGGATCAGGGCTTCAGAAAATGACAGGTACGAGTTTAGAACTGCTCTGGGCGAGAAACTCTGGGCCAGCCTTGAAGGAGACAAAATTGTACTTACCGATGTGCTGGGGAATAAAGCTTCAATTGTGACTTCAAATATGGACGAGTACTACGGAGTTTACCATATTATTGATAATGTTTTGCAACCCGGTGAAAATGGGGAGTAGTTGCGAGAATTTCATTGATCTTTTATACTGAAGGTTAAGAATTTTCCTTCAGAAGAAAATATAATTAACGTAGGATTATAATTTATGGCTCGGTTCTCCCTTACTTTTTTAGTAGATTAAATATGAACCCGAAAAATAATATTATTATGAAAATGAGGAATATAATGATGTTGAGCGGATTTCTGATTATGCTGCTTGGCGCCTGTAAAAACAACGAAACTAATAATGCCGACACCCAATCTCCTGAGGTGCAGGAAGAAAATTTTGATGAGCGTGTTAAAGAGCTGCGCCAGCGCAACGCTACAGTAGACGCAATTGAAGGAAACCCTGAGCTAAGTACCTTTGCCACCGGCCTCAACACCTGGAATGTGGAAGATACTTTAGACAGCGTAAACGGGCCTTACATGGTATTTGCGCCAAGTAACAGGGCTTACAGTAGGGTTTACAGGCAGCAGGGCTATGA
This Salinimicrobium tongyeongense DNA region includes the following protein-coding sequences:
- a CDS encoding membrane or secreted protein, translated to MELILITIALLGLAVAGIAIKIWGKKDGKFSGTCASQSPFLNKEGEACSYCGKLPDEARDCNEPQPVK
- a CDS encoding glycosyltransferase — its product is MLSILIAFVLIGLINLCYYLGFFRFALAKNENQPAYKDLPVSVIICAKNEAVNLRNFLPAILSQDHPDFEVVVINDASVDETLEVLEDFQLRDDRVKIVDVQNNEAFWANKKYAITLGIKKAKKPYLLFTDADCRPETGQWLREMSAHFEDQKSIVLGYGGYFIETRSLLNKLIRFETLFTAIQYFSYASWGKPYMGVGRNLAYTSEEFFAQNGFATHLHIKSGDDDLFVNGAANSHNTALCYSPVGITRSIPKTSLKAWFRQKRRHVSAASHYKKEHRLMLGLFYTSQLLFWIFFFILLKSPFWQVALFLLALRWIVQGVVFYNSGKKFGETDLFWIFPFLELFLVSAQLVIFISNIFSKPTNWK
- a CDS encoding RNA polymerase sigma factor, translating into MEIEPDLLQQQIEKAKKGKQTAFNYLLDRFWNDVYGFQLKRTQNEYDAEDITIQAFSRAFDKIDTFDPKYTFKTWIITISKNIHVDLVRKKNASIRARTTDEEDERVHRIPDETPSIEDTLITEQNLAQLLIDIKKLKPHYQEVIHLRYFQEKSYKEIAAQLQEPINNVKVKILRAKKLLAEVIEKRTS
- a CDS encoding fasciclin domain-containing protein, whose translation is MIYKLPKILIIFLFAGLISCQNNENKSDSETDILPAEEKKDELNSPDRPMPRSYMLARMREDDELTAFTEEFERSGLEEEFKGKEGIYTIFAPSNAAYDRIPARQMNPDNDSLRSNANLMRYYMVEGEMTVDYLRERIRASENDRYEFRTALGEKLWASLEGDKIVLTDVLGNKASIVTSNMDEYYGVYHIIDNVLQPGENGE
- a CDS encoding fasciclin domain-containing protein: MKMRNIMMLSGFLIMLLGACKNNETNNADTQSPEVQEENFDERVKELRQRNATVDAIEGNPELSTFATGLNTWNVEDTLDSVNGPYMVFAPSNRAYSRVYRQQGYDILETSPESVIPYHMVKADFTQEELKQEIQNAKGSLVLPTFEGENITFSLEGDKIVLTGATGEKANISESFEIENGTGFIIDKVLLPEGINRLTITAEQ
- the lipA gene encoding lipoyl synthase, producing the protein METQQIPTQRAPKPKWLRVKLPTGKKYTELRGVVDKYNLHTICTSGSCPNMGECWGEGTATFMILGNICTRSCGFCGVKTGRPETLDWDEPEKVARSIKLMKIKHAVITSVDRDDLKDMGSIMWAETVSAIRRMNPDTTLETLIPDFQGVERNIDRIIKVNPEIVSHNMETVKRLTREVRIQAKYERSLQVLKYLKEQGVNRTKSGIMLGLGEKEDEVIQTLEDLRAVNLDIVTIGQYLQPTKQHLPVHEFVTPEQFKKYETIGLEMGFRHVESGALVRSSYKAQKHLT